A stretch of Cicer arietinum cultivar CDC Frontier isolate Library 1 chromosome 5, Cicar.CDCFrontier_v2.0, whole genome shotgun sequence DNA encodes these proteins:
- the LOC101503087 gene encoding cyclin-dependent kinase E-1 has product MGDGNRSNSNKPEWLLQYDLIGKIGEGTYGLVFLARIKSPTNRGKSIAIKKFKQSKDGDGVSPTAIREIMLLREITHENVVKLVNVHINHTDMSLYLAFDYAEHDLYEIIRHHRDKVNQSINQYTVKSLLWQLLNGLNYLHSNWIIHRDLKPSNILVMGDGEEHGVVKIADFGLARIYQAPLKPLSENGVVVTIWYRAPELLLGAKHYTSAVDMWAVGCIFAELLTLKPLFQGAEVKATPNPFQLDQLDKIFKVLGHPTLEKWPSLANLPHWQQDSQHIQGHKYDNANLYSVVHLSPKSPAYDLLSKMLEYDPRRRITAAQALEHEYFKMEPQPGRNALVPCTPGEAFVNYPTRPVDTTTDFEGTTNMQQSQQVPSGAAIAGNMPGGHVSNRSVPRPMNVGMQRMHQLQAYNLTSQAGMGGGINPGGIPMQRGVPQQAHQQQQLRRKDQMGMPGYPPQQKSRRM; this is encoded by the exons ATGGGAGACGGTAACCGCTCCAACAGCAATAAGCCAGAGTGGCTTCTGCAGTACGATCTGATTGGGAAGATCGGAGAAGGAACGTACGGTCTCGTTTTCCTCGCTCGAATCAAGTCTCCTACAAATCGCGGAAAATCTATCGCCATAAAAAAATTCAAGCAATCTAAAGACGGCGATGGTGTCTCTCCCACCGCCATACGTGAAATCATG TTGCTGAGGGAGATAACACACGAAAATGTTGTGAAGCTTGTGAATGTTCACATCAATCATACGGACATGTCACTGTATCTAGCTTTTGATTATGCTGAACATGACCTTTAT GAAATAATAAGGCATCATAGAGACAAGGTCAACCAATCAATCAACCAGTACACTGTTAAATCGTTACTGTGGCAGTTGCTCAATGGACTGAACTATCTGCACAG TAATTGGATAATACATCGAGATTTGAAGCCATCAAATATATTG GTTATGGGCGATGGGGAGGAACATGGAGTTGTTAAAATTGCTGACTTTGGGCTTGCAAGGATATATCAAGCCCCTTTGAAGCCATTATCTGAAAATGGG GTTGTTGTAACCATTTGGTATCGTGCACCTGAGTTGCTTCTTGGAGCAAAACATTATACCAGTGCTGTTG ATATGTGGGCTGTGGGATGCATATTTGCTGAATTGTTGACCTTGAAGCCACTATTTCAAGGTGCAGAAGTCAAAGCTACACCAAATCCTTTTCAG CTTGATCAACTTGACAAGATATTCAAAGTTTTAG GCCATCCCACATTAGAAAAGTGGCCTTCCTTAGCAAATCTCCCCCATTGGCAACAAGATTCGCAACATATACAAGGACACAAATA TGACAATGCTAATCTCTATAGTGTTGTACACCTATCTCCAAAAAGTCCTGCATACGACCTTTTGTCGAAGATGCTCGA ATATGATCCTCGAAGGCGTATAACAGCAGCACAAGCTTTGGAGCATGA GTATTTCAAAATGGAACCGCAACCTGGGCGGAA TGCACTTGTGCCATGCACCCCTGGAGAGGCATTTGTGAATTATCCCACACGTCCGGTGGACACAACTACAGATTTTGAAGGGACAACCAACATGCAGCAATCACAGCAG GTTCCGTCTGGAGCTGCTATTGCTGGCAACATGCCTGGTGGTCATGTATCAAATAGATCTGTCCCTCGACCAATGAATGTTGGCATGCAAAGAATGCATCAGCTGCAAGCTTATAATCTCACATCCCAGGCAGGGATGGGAGGTGGAATTAATCCTGGTGGCATCCCAATGCAACGAGGTGTTCCACAACAGGCCCATCAACAGCAACAG TTGAGGAGAAAAGACCAAATGGGGATGCCAGGATACCCTCCACAGCAGAAATCAAGACGTATGTAA
- the LOC101502570 gene encoding uncharacterized protein produces MLPLKLVRSLVLGESINHNSHFLKQNHNHHDDEQEQQTKETRRRRRRRKSKRPALLFIPTKEIITNTYKLATIARDLGMDLYPTPSLSHIIFSNPSSTPSTSSSSPSPSTPSTSTFSVSSASCSLLNDAVPIPFPSFSNAPLTHLRYFVTLFPRAFKLVLFNSDGDFDASGSCGGDLSNWDCCSFSLYSRVSGNRVETMEGFCRILAGKGWTFFKTKKNSSTDQCGGGGGSGGGGAVYLFRKVDVNRVRVGRVGTPDRACRVRELRLPHLDFENAPLRILQYILLMTDDIFCLA; encoded by the coding sequence atgctTCCACTAAAGCTGGTTCGTTCTCTGGTCTTAGGAGAAAGCATCAACCACAACTCTcactttctaaaacaaaatcaCAATCACCATGATGATGAACAAGAACAACAAACCAAAgaaacaagaagaagaagaagaagaagaaaatcaaaaagaCCTGCTCTTTTATTCATCCCAACAAAAGAGATaataacaaacacatataaACTTGCAACCATTGCAAGAGACTTAGGAATGGATTTATACCCAACACCATCACTTTCTCACATAATCTTCTCTAATCCATCATCAACACCATCAacatcttcttcttctccttctccTTCAACGCCATCTACTTCTACCTTCTCTGTCTCTTCAGCTTCATGTTCTCTTCTAAACGACGCCGTTCCGATTCCGTTTCCTTCATTCTCCAATGCGCCACTCACCCACCTACGATATTTCGTTACGCTCTTCCCACGCGCCTTCAAGCTCGTCCTTTTCAACTCCGATGGTGACTTTGACGCTTCTGGGTCATGCGGCGGTGACCTCAGTAACTGGGATTGTTGTTCTTTCTCTTTATACTCTCGGGTTTCTGGTAATCGGGTTGAAACGATGGAGGGGTTTTGCCGGATTCTCGCTGGGAAAGGTTGGACCTTTTTTAAAACCAAGAAAAACTCTTCAACGGATCAGTGTGGTGGCGGCGGAGGTAGTGGTGGTGGCGGTGCTGTTTATCTTTTTAGAAAGGTTGATGTGAACCGGGTTCGGGTGGGTCGGGTTGGAACACCTGATAGGGCATGTAGAGTTAGGGAGCTGAGGTTGCCTCATTTGGATTTTGAAAATGCTCCTTTGAGGATTTTGCAGTATATTTTGTTGATGACTGATGATATATTCTGTTTAGCATGA